The proteins below are encoded in one region of Saccopteryx leptura isolate mSacLep1 chromosome 1, mSacLep1_pri_phased_curated, whole genome shotgun sequence:
- the LOC136388556 gene encoding mammaglobin-A-like, whose amino-acid sequence MKLLPVLVLAVLPFYCYAGSGCPLVSQVINQAIDPKVSDDQYIENFKQFIPDAEAEDAVRQAKQCFLQQSEKTLTNAQVMVDAIYNSVWCEAY is encoded by the exons ATGAAGCTGCTCCCAGTCCTCGTGCTCGCTGTCCTCCCCTTTTACTGCTACGCAG GTTCTGGCTGCCCACTTGTGAGCCAGGTGATCAATCAGGCAATTGACCCTAAAGTGAGCGATGATCAATacatagaaaatttcaaacagtTTATACCGGATGCAGAAGCAGAAGACGCCGTAAGACAAGCGAAGCAGTGCTTTCTCCAGCAGAGTGAAAAAACTCTGACAAATGCCCAAGTGATGGTG gaTGCAATATACAATAGTGTTTGGTGTGAAGCATATTAA